A section of the Tenrec ecaudatus isolate mTenEca1 chromosome 15, mTenEca1.hap1, whole genome shotgun sequence genome encodes:
- the LOC142427355 gene encoding uncharacterized protein LOC142427355: MAICQFFLQGRCRFGDRCWNEHPARGSGGGRHQPQQQPSGSNRRGCDASSQRRSGVIQPSSFSKSAPWGGSRDQEKSSGSFPLGDSASSSSREVVSENAFASLSADEQKDEKKLLEGIVKDMEVCESSGQWKFSVYSPMKDKPNISGTYCYEILDKDIQKLVLSFLDGIKENMGKFLEEFKKTIEEQNKEYSKELETLNKKQLEIPKLNNELTEIKSTLEESRSRMETMEGRLCELEDDDSEITQFEDQVEKNEQGIRALWDYTRRNNVRIIGIPEREERKRSLEDIFEEIVIENFPNLEHEMIIQDAQRDPNRLNVKRNAPRHFIIGLSRYKDKESLLRAARNKGNVTYKGASIRLSADFSPVTMQARRQWCDIYKTLKENNYQPEIIYPAKLSFKSEGEIRIFPDKEKLKEFVATRIALQQVLKGVL, from the coding sequence ATGGCCATTTGCCAGTTCTTCCTTCAGGGCCGGTGCCGCTTTGGAGACCGGTGCTGGAATGAACATCCGGCCAGGGGGTCTGGCGGGGGGCGGCACCAGCCGCAGCAGCAGCCCTCAGGTAGTAACCGGCGCGGGTGTGATGCCTCAAGCCAGAGGCGCTCGGGTGTCATCCAGCCATCGAGTTTCTCCAAATCTGCACCATGGGGGGGCAGCAGAGATCAGGAGAAGTCATCAGGTTCTTTTCCACTTGGAGACTCAGCCAGCAGTTCCAGCAGGGAGGTAGTGTCAGAGAACGCGTTCGCATCACTGAGCGCTGATGAGCAGAAAGATGAAAAGAAACTTTTGGAAGGAATTGTGAAAGACATGGAAGTTTGTGAATCTTCAGGGCAGTGGAAGTTTTCTGTTTATTCACCAATGAAAGATAAACCTAATATTTCAGGCACTTATTGCTATGAAATTCTCGACAAAGACATCCAAAAACTAGTCTTAAGTTTTCTCGATGGGATAAAGGAAAATATGGGAAAATTTTTAGAAGAATTCAAAAAAACAATAGAAGAGCAAAACAAGGAATATAGTAAGGAGCTAGAAACCTTAAATAAAAAGCAACTAGAAATTCCAAAGCTTAATAATGAACTAACAGAAATTAAAAGCACCTTAGAAGAAAGCAGAAGTAGAATGGAAACCATGGAAGGAAGACTCTGTGAACTAGAAGACGATGACTCTGAGATTACTCAGTTCGAGgaccaagtagaaaaaaatgaacagGGCATAAGGGCTCTGTGGGACTACACGAGGAGAAATAATGTACGCATAATAGGAATTCCggaaagagaagagaggaaacGAAGTCTAGAAGATATTTTTGAAGAAATAGTCATAGAGAATTTCCCAAATCTGGAACatgagatgattatccaagatGCTCAACGAGATCCAAATAGGTTAAATGTTAAGAGAAACGCCCCAAGACACTTCATCATTGGACTTAGCAGGTACAAGGACAAAGAAAGCCTTTTGAGAGCAGCACGAAATAAGGGAAATGTCACTTACAAAGGAGCATCAATAAGACTAAGTGCCGATTTCTCACCAGtaactatgcaggcaagaaggcaatggtgTGACATTTACAAAACCTTGAAAGAAAATAACTATCAGCCTGAAATAATTTACCCAGCAAAATTATCATTCAAAAGTGAGGGTGAAATTAGGATTTTCCCAGATAaagagaaattaaaggaatttgtagCCACCAGAATAGCTCTGCAACAAGTATTAAAGGGGGTTCTCTAG